A region of the Carettochelys insculpta isolate YL-2023 chromosome 11, ASM3395843v1, whole genome shotgun sequence genome:
CTGAGTATGTCCTGCAACTTCACTGGCTAGTATCATTGTGTAAAATCAGGAACAGGTGCACAGAGACCTGTGCCTTGGGCCCTAGATACTGGAGCCATCTGATTACAGTGGATCCTCAAGgccattaaaggaaaaaaatcacatttctgatGCTCCTGTTGGGAAGACAGGGTTCAAACATGCCCCAAGTGTAGCTAGTGTAAGACTATCTGCCTGAATCTGAGACAACTGCCAGGAATATGGTCACTCCTCTGCAAAGGCATATGGATAGCCGGAAGCCTCGCAGGAAGCAGGGAGAAAACCAAGCTTGTCCCAGCCCCCTCTCTAGGTGGAAGTTCCCCCGGGCAGACCAGCTGGAGACAGACTCCTCCGCCTCAGAATTGTGTTCCCCCATGGCTATGCAGAGAGCTACATTCTGGACAGAGTATACCCTGGGCTGTGCCAGTCAAATTTCAGCCCACAGGGCAGGAGAGACGGATCTGAGGTAAATGCCAACTGGCTCTACACAAGGCCTTGATAACCTCATCTCTTCCTCTCCAGTACACGGAAGAGCAGGGCAAGAAGTTGGGCGTGGTTGGCTGGGTGAAGAACACCCCCCGTGGGACTGTGACTGGGCAGGTGCAAGGGcccaaagagaagattgagatcATGTGAGTATCCACCAGGCTTCCTAGCTCACCAGTTGGTACAGTATTAAACATGGTTGGTGCTCACCCTTCTGcgcagcagagcagggggaagTGAATAACTGGCAGGCACGGGGTGGTGGGACTGCTTTCTCCCCCTACTGATGAGGTCGGGGGCTGCTGGTATCACTCCAGGTAAGAAGGAGGGACAGGATCCCAGGCTTGCTCCCCAGATGTGGAGAGATACAGAAAAGACTTCTTCAGTGATCCCAACACTCCCTTCACACGTGTATATCAAATACAAACTGCACGTGCTGAAGGCCATTTATAGCATAGCTGAGCACCTGCCCCATTCTAAGAATTCCCAGTCTTTTCAATGCAACTACCAATCAGCTTCTCCCAGTAGATCAGGTTCCCCATTGTGCAGGTGCTGCAGGCCTCAGTCCAATTGAACTCACATTCCCCATGACACCAAGTGCTGTCCAGAGCCCCACAACTGAGATGAGGGCCTCCTTATGCCTGGCATTGCACAGACCCTCCTGACTAGGGACCTCGCCATAATGCTGGGTGCAGCACAAACCCCctgactgagatcagggcccatCTGTTTTGGGCATTGTGCACTCCCCCAGACTGAGACTGAGGTCCAGTgttctctcctgagtggccagtGAGCACCTGGGTAACCAcataggagagattcaaatgctgcctacattagcagagcgcccacggccAACAGCTTTTGTTCTTATTGGTGGTGTgcctccacacatgcctcagtgcacataacaaaatttattctgcacatggatgataaAAATTAGCAGAAAAGTTGTGGTCCCATTGTACTAACATGTACCACAGCCCTCTGAGTAAGACGGGGACACCATTGTACAGCAAGACAATTCCTGTCTCCCTCCCCTCACTCTACATTTCAGCCCAAACAGACAAATGGTAGCAGAAGAAACAGGCACAGATAGGGGAAGGGCCTTTTCCAAGGTCAGTGGCAGCAataggaatagaacccaggaatcctaaGTCCCAGCATTGGGCCATGCTGCCTTTCTAAGAAGGACTGTCAAAATGCCTAATCCTGAGAGTTGCCCTGACATTCTGGATCGCTCAAAGGTGGGAAACATCCCTTCTTGAAGGCGCAAAGCTACTTTCAAGGACTGTGTTCTCTCCAGTGATCTGCAGGCCCGAGGTGGAAGCCACTGTGTTTGGGGAGCAAGTCTGATGCCTCCCCTGTGGGAAGGAAGGGGTTAAAACCTGGACATGGGGAGCAGGATCATAGACTGCCATGTTCCCCATTTGAAACCCTTCTACCTCTAACTAGGGCAGTTCCCCtggtgctgctgccccagccaatCAATGTCTGGAAAATCTGGGCCTTGGCTTGGCCCCAATTAGCATCCCCTCCAGAAGGGACCTAAGAATTTGCCTGATTAATTCCTCTCTTCTGGGACCTGCCTGCCCATCCCTCATGGCAACCGGGAAGGGCAGGCGGGGCAGCTTTCCTAGCAGTCAGCTCTGTCACCTTCAGAGCGATGACAACCGGAGGCAGTTTCCATAGTAGCACATCCCCCTTCCATCACCTTCAACATTTGAAGACAGGGAGAAGTGGAATAGTTTCTATAGAAACCAGTCTCCCCCCATCTCCACCACCTTCGGGGCTTGAAGAAATTGGGGCTGCTTCTATAACAAGCAGTCTGTTCATTCCCCCATCCCTTTTCACAAACCAGAtaacgtgggggtgggggagcttggTTTCATAGCAACCAATCTCCCCAATCTTTGCTTCAGGTCCTGGAAGGAGATAAAAGAGGAGGCAGGTTCGACACAGAATTTACAGGCTGAACTTGTTTGTGCGAGATCCTGGCTGGGTATGACAGCTGTGTGAAcaaggagccaggactcctgggtcttgttctgtcctcagctTTGGGAGAGGAGTGGTGTCTAATGGTTAGCGCTGGGGGCTGGAACTCCTAATTTCTGTTCCTGGTTGAGAGGGAAGTGGGATGTGTAGGTAAAAGCAGGGGCCGGGGCGAGGGACTGCAATCCAGGACTCCTACATTCTatccctggctctgggaaggaagtggggtCTTAGTTAAAGCAGGGGGACTGTAAGCCAGAGTTATCCTTATGGATGCCTTTGTGTGCTCTTCCCCACCTGCACAGGAAGAACTGGCTACGCAATGTGGGGAGTCCCATGTCCCGCATTGATCGTGCTGTCTTCTCCAATGAGAGGGAAATCTCCACCCTGGAATTCCCAAACTTCACCACCAAGTACTAGAAGGTGGGACCAGGACCACAGCGACCCCTTGCCTCCTCATTGGGGGACCTGATGAAAATaacccctgctggctggctgcatcTTCGGGGTGGAATGGAAAGACCTCTGCCCTTTCCTGCATCCTAACCTGGCTGCTGAATAtgttttcccctgctgctcccagatgTCAGGGTgtgggcctggctcccagcaaatGGACCTGTGAATTCCTTTGCCAGCCTCTCACTAAACTCCCATTCCTCAGCAGGGGCCTTGGTCACAGAGCATTCAAAACCCCTGCACACGATGCCTGGCTTTGCACATAAGGGCCCACCCTGTGACTTGAGTCTCACCTCCAAATCTGCTACATGCTACTACAAAAAGCTGCACTTCCCCCATAGTATTTAATCCGTCCCCATGGCAACGAGGATGCCACCTGTGCTACCCCTCCCATCTGCACACTGTATTTCTGCAGAGAGTCTCAGTAAAGATTACCTGAGAAAGTGAGACTGTTGATGCCTGTGCCATTGTGTTTACTTCCTGGGTGGGTAGGGCCACCCTGGCTGTATTTAAAATACAAGTCCAAGAGGAATGGTGTTCTTCACTTGGTTTTTAGCCTATAAATAACAGCATCGCACCTCATTTCCTCTCCCTTTGGGCTGGAGGTGATTCAGCAGTATAGGTCATGCTGTCTGTGAGCCACTGAAGGAAAGGGAAGGGGTCTCTGCTaacctcccccaacccaccatgATGGTCTCAGTAGCAGATTAGAGATGGGCTGGGATTGCCCTGGGGTGAGATTGAGActggaatactgcatgcagttctgggggATCACTTTTTCAAAAGGAAGTCGAAAAAAATTGAAGAGGGTGCAAAGAAGAGCCCCAGCAGTGACTCACGGGTTAGAGAAGATGCCTGACAGCAAGAGTCGTAAGGAGCTGAAGCGGCTTAGTTTATAAAAAGAAGCTTGAGATGTGACTTCATGGCATCTGAGGGCCTTCATGGAGAGAAGGGGTCAGGTACGAGGATaaagacagaacaagaagcaatggctggaAGCTGTTGCCAGACACATTCCAACGGGAAAAAAGGCACGCGTGTTTCCCAGGGAGGGTGATTAGTCACAAGAACAAATtccccagggccagggtggagtcTCCCATCTCCAGTCCAGACTGGCTGCCTATCTGGAAAATGATTCAGTCAAACACAAGTGACTGGGCTTAATGCAGGGATATGGGGGGACATTGTCTGCCCTATGCCACACAGGAAGCAGTTGGGATGATATAATGGCCTCTCTTGGCCTTGAATCCACATTTTGGGGCTTagccagagctgtcctgtccataggatgaactgGGACAGCTTTTGGTGGCtgtcccagccatcctatggatgggatggggggGAAGATTATCTGGGGTGCGGGGCGGTGgcactccccacactcacctCACAGGTGGTGCAAGCAACAGCCTGctgttttctgctgcactgcactACGCCCCCCCgacccactgagccccacttgtccatggcagcaggaaccgcccctgcaggcaggggggagtagaggccacttcctgctgccatggagaagcagggctcagcgaGTTAGGAGGGCACAGTGAAGCtgagcaggcctggctcatgccaCCCATGTGGGGTGTGCTGAGGGGAGgtgacctcctgctgctgcaccctggTTGGTCCAGGAAGGGGtaaggggacagggtgggggtggagccagggaggggaggggtctgCAGCATTGTGTGAGGGAGGGCTGGCCCTATGCATGGGTCACAGGGGGCtacttgccccaggccctgccccccattcaGATGGCCCTGGCCTTAGTGTTTGGAACCTCCAGTAGAAGACACCTCAAAGGGGCCTGATGTTTGCTGGGTGGAGTGGAAATCAAGGCTCTTTAAGTCATGACTAGGTAAGTACTAAAATGACAAGGTGACATCACTGGAACTCCAGAACACATTTTTGCCTAGTGTTTGCTAGCTTGTAGTTAAATGGGCTTTTACCACAAATAAAAGGCAATCCATAGCCTAGGTAAAGTGCTTCCTCCTCAAGAGCTCTGGCTTCCCTGGTTTGGAGCCTGTGATGGCACAATGTTATTGTAACATGCACTGTGGTAGCCCATAACAGATTGGGGACCCCCACGATGCCAGGTGCTGCATGGACACCaatggagatcatagccacgctTGGGCCAAGCATTATGGGGTGCTTGTGGGCCTGGCACTGCATAGATGCCAACTGAGACTGGGGCCCCCTTTGCACAGGGTGCTGCGGAGACCCCAGCTGAGGTCAGGAcctgttgtgctgggtgctgcacataCATACAGTGGCAGATTCCTggcccaaagagctcacagttGAAACAGATGATGTGTAGGAggggaaacaggcacagagaGTGGAACAGATCTGAGACTTGAGTGCGGTGAGAGACAGATGTGGGAAGAAAATCCATGAGCGCTGGCTCCCAGCGTGCTGCAGGTGCTCTTAAGCATCAGGGAACTTAGCCTTTGGCCAAACCCCACTCCTGACACCCGGGGATGGAGCATTGCCCCTGGAGGGGTGCCCCGTACTCAGGCCCAGGAGGTTATACCTCTTACTGAAGTGATGGGGCCTGATTGTGCCACAGAGTTAGTGACAACCTCATCAGGGCTGGCTCTGGATTCATTTCCCTGCTGGGATCCTGTTCTCACCTGACGGGGACAAGCCCGGATTTACACCAGAGTTAATGAGAACAGGATCGGGCCCATTtcctggggtgaggggttggggggtTTCCCATTCTGTGCTCTGTTCCCCTGTATGAGCTGGGGCAGCCCATCCCCCCCGCAatcattccccctcccccgcaatcCTCTCCCAGGCTCATCTCCCGTTGTGACTGATGGGGGGAAGGCGCCCAATGGCTGCGCCTCGTGGCTGGGAGGCGGGCGTTTTTCCAGCCATTCCCGGCCGGATCGTTCTGCCGCCCAGGACTCTGTTCGGGCTGAGCCCTTAGACGCCGGGTTCACCCAAGCCCAACATGTGATGCTCGTACCCGGAGGGACGGGGGATGGCACAGGTGATCCGGACCTCCTCGGATCGGCCCTGAGAGGCGCAAGGAGCCCCCCAccggcagcccccagctgccaggtACCCAAAGGCTGCCTGCACGGCGGGATCTGACCAGGGCGCGGGGAAAGGAGCCCTGGTGCCACCCCCCAGGTACGTGAGccgggctgctgggggcttgttAGGGTCTCTCCATCCCTggcagcgggaggggaggggagaccccAACGACCCGTGGGCGggcggagctgggctggggctgcccaaggggggctggggagggggtgggtgagtGGATGGATACAGAGGAGTATCTGACGGAGCTGGTCTCTAGGTCCGAAGGCAGCGAGGCGGTGccgtggaggaggtggtgggggggggttgttaGCGTAGTGGACCTTTCTGATGCCTCTGGAAGGACGAGGGCCAGGGTATCTGCTTGCAGCTGGCAGGGTCGGCGCTTCCTGCCTCACTCAATCACTAcgcccagccccccaccgccGCTCCCTGCCGGGAAGagagggcggaggagggggcTCCTGCTGTTGGCTCCAATTGCTCACTGCGTGGGCTTTCTGCACACTGCTGTGCCGGGGCCCTTCAGTGCTGCCCTGCAATCCTGcttcctgcacccccctcccagactTGGGGTCCCCCACCCATCTGCCAGTGCCTCTCAATCCTGACCAGTCACCCTGGTGGAACCCCGGCTGTGTCCTCTCCAATACACATAGCTCTGCTGAGCCCCGCAGTCATAGCCCCGCACTATGCCAGCCCCCAGCTTCTTCTAAACAGCCATCCAGTCATGGTAGGTTGTGATGCTGCGCTAACAGGCTGCTCCAAGGCTCACCAGCGGGGAGATGCTGATGTATCCCATAATGAACATTGTATCATCGGGCAAGGGGGAGGCGGTTGGGTAACCAACTGCAGGCTCCTGGAGCACTTACCTAGGGATGGGGGTTAATGTGATCTGCATCTGAGAGGCAGAGCATGGAATATAGATGTGGAACAAAAGaacagccctactgggtcagaccagaggtccatagAGCCAAgtgccctgtcttctgacagaggccaatgtcaAACGCTTCAGAAGGAATGCgtagaacagataatcatcaggtgatccacCCCGGTGGCTCATTCTCAGCTATGGGAAATGTCAGTTGAACAGGTTGCTCACACTGCGATGATTCTGGCCCAGGAAAGAACCTAGGAGTCCTAGATTCCATCTCCAGCCCCTATGTAATGTTCTTTCTGAAAGGGGGGGTATCAAACTGGGTTTGGAGTCCATGGGGGAAGGTCTCCCCAGGGTTGGTTTGTCTCCTTCAATCCTACTCTCAGCACATAGATACAGGAGAAGGGCTTAAGGGGGCCACTGAAGTCTTTGCCAAACATCTAAATGAGAGCAGCCTCATAACTGCTCTAATAGATACTCAGCCCATGCTCAGACTTCCCAACATGCTTGGCAGAGAGCAGATGCCACTACTACTTGATATCCTATAGCCAAGGAGTATGTGCAGTGAGTGGGGAACCAGGAGCTCCTGCTTTCATATCTCCCCTTTGCTTATTGCTTGTTATATTTCCAGGCACATTCCAGACCTTACTACTGACCAAGATATCATTCTATCCCACTCTACGTTTTTTTGAAGAATTAGTCCCCCACTTCCATTTTGTAAATAATCTAACAAGAGAGGCTGCAGAAGGTCAATTCAGGCAGAATGGGGACTAAAGCGCACATCTGAGCTGTGTCAGAGCCAGTCTACCTTGTAGAATAAATGTGTTAAACATATTTGCCATGTTTAGTCAATTCCTGAGCACTTCATccattcccctcccagagccagtggTCTAATAGGCTGCTCAGATCAGAGAGCTACTCCACACCTGGATTTTGTGCTTGTTTAACTATTTTGGTTGGGGCAGGGATGTTTTTACCAGTATGTTATGCTAGGACATTGACAATCCCTAGTATGGCAGCAGCTTTATTGATATAAAAATGTCTCACTCTGAGATAGCTTATTCCCCTTCCCATACAGGAATAGTTGTACCAGGATAAGCATCTTTATCCCATCATAACCGTGTCCACACGGTCAGGGGTTGTAGCTCTTCAACTCGAACAGGGTAGTTAAAGCAGGACAATTCTGGGGTGTGGACAAGTGCTACTGGAGTTGCATAACCCACTGGTAAAGTATGTGAAGCCCTACTCCAGTGGCTCATTACTCCTGTAGTTCAGAAAGCTAAGCTCTGAACAAGAAGTTATGGGGCAAATCCTGTTCATGATCTATGGGAGATGTGATAGTTGCAGTAGGGattacttttcttttttgaacAGTTGGTTCATGTAATTCACAAAATGAGGGCTTTGGCAGGGTTCCTTCAGCATGGGCTAAGATGCGGGTGCCTCTGGGATGGAACAGAGGGACTGTTTATGCAGTGATCTCTCAGCTGTCTCTGTGATGCAGGTGCCTCTGGAGTAGTGTGCAAGGAGTGTTTATTCAGGGATAACTTGCCTAGCGCTGAGATGCAGACACCCAGGGTTAGGCGTGTGGGCCGTTTACACAGGGAACTCTCACCAAGCGCTCAAATGCAGCGGCTTCTCGGTTGTGTAATCCTCATGGCCTTTCAAATAGGCTTTCTAGTGAAACtcccttgtaatgtgtgagattgTGGTGCAGGGCACATTAGACACAGGTTTGCATTCCCAGCATCTGCAGGTGTGTTAATTGCAAGGGGCCATTAGCCTTTGTGTCCTATAGCCCTGAGGAGGCATAGAATAGCCAATGTGCAATCCATCTTTAtactggggtgtggagctgggaggcttTATGCCAGGAACTTCATTCAAAAGAAGTGGGAGTTGGAGGGGGCAATTTGCATCCACTATAAGCCCATTTTTGTGGTGCGCAGCTGAGGTCACTCATTGCACTGTGTCTCCTTTTGACAACAATAAATACTACATGACCACAGGACAGTGGACTGAATTGGGAGCCCATCCAAACACAGCTGTCCCAGGGTTGGAAGGGTAAAGCCAAAGCCAAACAGCTTCCATCCCAGGCAGGGCGCCTGTCAACTgcaggcccctcctgcccccacacaaacacagctgaagcccttgggctttggcctgggtggtggggcttGGGGCTTCGACCCAGACCCCAGCAAGTCTCatgccagccctggagacctCATTACAATAGGTTTGCAACCCACTTTATAGTCTCATCCTAGTTTGAGAACGTCTGGACTGGCCTGCAGAGAGCATGTGCTCCAGGAGGAAGTAATTTGAATCCCTACAATAGTACCATGGTGCTAGGGGGTGAGCAGACTGAGATTATGG
Encoded here:
- the LOC142018987 gene encoding acylphosphatase-2-like isoform X1 — translated: MASSGLWALDYEVYGDVQGVFFRKYTEEQGKKLGVVGWVKNTPRGTVTGQVQGPKEKIEIMKNWLRNVGSPMSRIDRAVFSNEREISTLEFPNFTTKY
- the LOC142018987 gene encoding acylphosphatase-2-like isoform X2 — encoded protein: MRSMGMCKYTEEQGKKLGVVGWVKNTPRGTVTGQVQGPKEKIEIMKNWLRNVGSPMSRIDRAVFSNEREISTLEFPNFTTKY